One Tunturibacter gelidoferens genomic region harbors:
- a CDS encoding UbiD family decarboxylase: MNIAELAQPAEQKAFGNFPQPHADLRDWLERVEGIGELLRVSGVNWKLEMGAVAEMVYHARPENPPAILFENIPDYSPEFRVLSGMTNSPQRLALTLGLPLSKRPLDVVRAYRDRMKNFALIPNEFVESGPLLENVDRDEAVDLFKFPVPFLHELDGGRYIGTADLIIMKDPDTGWVNVGTYRAQVHDKNTIGIWMSPGKHGRLIREKYFKMGKPCPVVISCGHDPLLFLSSGNEVNYQVAEFAHAGGHRGIPFETLKSELHGLPMPARAEIVLEGEILLDDLRLEGPFGEWTGYYASSTRPDNVVRVKRVYHRNSPIITMACPMRPPSDYTLSKSVIKSAMIWDQVERAGLSGVEGVWCHESGGGRLFNVISIKQAYAGHARQAAMLAANVHAGNYLGRFVVVVDHDIDPSNPFDVMWAMSTRCDPSEDIEFIRQAWSGPLDPRKRKGISHNSRAVVIATRPFEWMSEFPPVAESSPELRAQTLERWGHILEQPATVRS; this comes from the coding sequence ATGAACATAGCTGAGCTTGCGCAACCCGCAGAGCAAAAGGCCTTCGGCAACTTCCCTCAACCTCATGCAGATCTGCGCGATTGGCTGGAGCGGGTCGAAGGGATCGGTGAGTTGCTGAGAGTGTCCGGGGTCAACTGGAAGCTCGAAATGGGCGCTGTCGCCGAGATGGTGTACCACGCGCGTCCGGAGAATCCACCCGCCATCCTGTTCGAAAACATTCCGGACTACTCACCCGAGTTCAGGGTTCTGTCCGGCATGACGAACTCGCCGCAACGTCTGGCGCTTACGCTTGGTCTTCCTCTCTCCAAGCGGCCGCTCGATGTGGTTCGCGCGTATCGCGATCGCATGAAGAACTTCGCTCTGATTCCGAATGAATTTGTGGAGTCGGGTCCGCTGCTCGAGAACGTTGATCGCGACGAAGCCGTCGATCTTTTCAAATTTCCCGTTCCATTCCTGCATGAGCTCGACGGCGGACGCTACATCGGCACCGCCGATCTGATCATCATGAAGGATCCGGACACTGGTTGGGTGAACGTCGGAACCTACCGGGCTCAGGTGCACGATAAGAACACGATCGGTATCTGGATGTCGCCGGGCAAGCACGGCAGGTTGATCCGTGAGAAATACTTCAAGATGGGCAAGCCCTGTCCGGTGGTGATCAGCTGCGGTCACGACCCGCTCCTCTTCCTCTCCTCGGGCAATGAGGTCAACTATCAGGTCGCCGAGTTTGCTCATGCCGGCGGACACCGCGGCATTCCCTTCGAGACGCTCAAGAGCGAGCTTCATGGCCTGCCGATGCCGGCGCGCGCTGAGATCGTGCTCGAGGGAGAGATCCTGCTGGACGACCTTCGCCTGGAAGGTCCGTTCGGCGAATGGACCGGCTACTATGCGAGTTCCACCCGGCCTGACAATGTGGTGCGGGTGAAGCGGGTCTATCATCGCAACTCGCCCATCATCACCATGGCTTGCCCCATGCGGCCGCCCTCCGACTACACTCTCAGCAAGTCCGTCATCAAATCCGCGATGATCTGGGATCAGGTGGAAAGGGCAGGCCTCTCCGGCGTCGAGGGGGTGTGGTGTCACGAATCCGGCGGAGGCAGGCTCTTCAACGTCATCTCGATCAAGCAGGCCTATGCCGGTCATGCACGGCAGGCGGCCATGCTGGCAGCGAACGTACACGCGGGAAATTACCTCGGGCGCTTCGTCGTGGTGGTCGATCACGATATCGATCCCAGCAATCCCTTTGACGTCATGTGGGCGATGTCCACCCGTTGCGATCCCAGCGAAGACATCGAGTTCATCCGTCAGGCGTGGAGCGGTCCTCTCGATCCGCGGAAGAGGAAGGGCATCTCTCACAACTCCAGGGCTGTTGTCATCGCGACTCGCCCGTTCGAGTGGATGTCGGAGTTCCCGCCGGTCGCCGAGTCGAGCCCTGAACTCCGGGCTCAGACGTTGGAAAGATGGGGTCACATTCTGGAGCAGCCAGCAACCGTTCGCAGCTAG
- a CDS encoding L-lactate permease: MGGSGNLAGNSATLTVIEVLVALLPFATLVAGFLLFRLNALMTSILTFAVQFVVVVTYYHLPVIKSVEAGLWGNLTMWSVFILLWSGQIFGQTFRATGLTPALLDSFSAVVPTKDRQVRALTMITLLSAFVGTFNLYAVYPVAIPALADLGFGGVASAAGYLIYASWCLPFAALFIGAVIASAATGLPVDRIAGASGLLAIPLVFVSMIGTYRILGFRFRTRQSQTLFWMLCLSDVAGLILFTQVWPHYHELTLVSGGVIALLFLFLYGRMNRTDSPATETVEWTPAVVAAPLSQPVHYTLGMRMKAYFPLLIAIAYTMLTRIPAVSHVFSRFDFNVSAWGFTPVKINLLTTPAVPLIVAILSCYAVRLKKASLVQDVTRGTAHGASSLSTLLFGSATVYLMVATGQIAFLGQVLAQGGKTVYQVLDSVLIFLGGMTFGQGAPAIFLFSRLQMSSAAKLGLPLVLLVGLVNLVAMGPTNAVKPALIRFAASLVNIKGEDRTIFRIGLYWGIVQIVVTTIALLGLIGFTQVFRR; the protein is encoded by the coding sequence GGCTTTCTCTTGTTCCGGCTCAATGCGCTGATGACTTCCATACTGACCTTTGCGGTCCAGTTTGTGGTTGTTGTCACCTACTACCACCTGCCGGTGATCAAGAGTGTCGAGGCCGGACTCTGGGGCAATCTGACCATGTGGAGTGTCTTCATCCTGCTATGGTCGGGGCAGATCTTCGGACAAACGTTTCGAGCGACCGGACTGACTCCCGCGCTTCTCGACTCCTTCAGCGCTGTCGTTCCGACAAAGGACCGGCAGGTGCGCGCGCTGACGATGATCACGCTGCTCAGCGCCTTCGTGGGCACGTTTAATCTGTACGCCGTTTATCCGGTGGCCATTCCCGCTCTCGCCGACCTTGGTTTCGGTGGCGTCGCGTCGGCGGCCGGCTACCTAATCTATGCGTCCTGGTGCCTTCCCTTCGCCGCTCTGTTCATCGGGGCAGTCATTGCGAGCGCGGCGACAGGCCTCCCTGTCGATCGGATCGCTGGCGCCTCCGGGCTGCTTGCGATTCCTCTTGTCTTCGTCTCAATGATCGGGACATACAGAATCCTGGGCTTTCGCTTCAGGACGCGTCAGAGCCAGACGCTCTTCTGGATGCTGTGTCTCAGCGATGTTGCAGGCCTAATTCTCTTTACCCAGGTCTGGCCTCACTATCACGAACTCACGCTCGTGTCAGGCGGTGTGATCGCACTGCTCTTCCTCTTCCTCTATGGGCGGATGAACCGAACAGACAGCCCTGCAACAGAGACAGTGGAATGGACCCCGGCGGTTGTTGCGGCTCCACTATCCCAGCCAGTGCATTACACGCTCGGCATGAGGATGAAGGCGTATTTTCCTTTGCTGATCGCAATCGCTTACACGATGCTGACGCGAATTCCCGCTGTATCGCATGTGTTCTCGAGATTCGATTTCAATGTGTCGGCGTGGGGGTTCACCCCGGTAAAAATCAATCTGCTGACCACGCCCGCCGTTCCTCTGATCGTTGCCATCCTGAGTTGTTACGCGGTTCGCCTGAAGAAGGCCAGCCTCGTCCAGGATGTCACGCGAGGCACCGCGCACGGAGCTTCCAGCCTCAGCACCCTCTTGTTTGGCAGCGCCACCGTCTATCTCATGGTGGCCACCGGACAGATCGCCTTTCTTGGCCAGGTGCTTGCGCAGGGAGGAAAGACGGTCTATCAGGTGCTCGACTCGGTGCTGATCTTCCTGGGCGGTATGACCTTCGGCCAGGGCGCGCCTGCCATCTTCCTTTTCTCGCGCCTCCAGATGTCCTCCGCGGCAAAGCTGGGCCTGCCTCTGGTCCTGCTGGTGGGCCTGGTGAATCTCGTCGCGATGGGACCTACCAACGCCGTCAAACCCGCGCTCATTCGCTTTGCCGCCTCCCTGGTGAACATCAAGGGAGAGGATCGAACCATCTTCCGCATCGGGCTCTACTGGGGGATCGTGCAGATTGTCGTCACGACGATCGCTCTTCTCGGCTTGATCGGCTTCACCCAAGTTTTCAGGAGATAA